The bacterium (Candidatus Blackallbacteria) CG13_big_fil_rev_8_21_14_2_50_49_14 genomic sequence TGATCTTTTTTTCAATGCTGCACGCCTTTCTTTTCCTGCCGGCCCTGGTACGGATTTTAGCCCCGGCCCTGGATTGGCCCCAAAGCCTGACCCGCTGGCTTAAAAACTGGGATCGCACAGCGGCCTGGCAAGCCTACGCCCGACATATCACGGCCTATCCCAAACGCTATTTCGCATTGTCTTTGGGCTTGATTCTTCTGCTCTGCCTGCCTGTGCTGAATATGAAACTCTGGGACCCCGTACAAACCCTGGCCTCGGCACAGGCCGAATCGGTTCAGGCCTACGAAAAACTGGCAAAACAGGGCCTGGGAGGGAAAATGGTTCCCCTCTATGTTTTGATTCAAGCACCTGCCCCCACCCAAATCAAAAGCCCTGCGGGACTGGCGTATCTTGATCAGTTCAGCCGCTATTTAAAGGCTCAACCCCAAGTCGAAGGCGTGCTGGGTTTGATGTCCTGGCACCCTGATTTTAAAAAAGCCGACTATCTCAGCTTTTATCAGAATTTAGAACTTCTAGAAAAGTTCTCGGCCCCCTGGCTGCCCACCTTTTTCCCCCAGACCCATTGGGTCAATGCCCAAGGCACCACCCACCTGCTGACCGTTTTCCCCAAAGACATTATGAATATTGAAAGCGTGCATCAGATCAGCGATGCCATTCGGGCCTACGCCCAAAAGCACCCTGAATACCAGGTCAGAACAGGGGGGGTCATGGAACGGGCCCGTGATTTCAGTCAGGAAATGTATCGCCACACCGGCCTGATGATTGCGCTGGTTCTGGGGGCCATTTTTATCATCCTGTTTGGCTATATGAAAGCCGTTTTACTGCCCATCAAGGCCGGCTTGATGAATTTCGTGCCCATTCTGGGAGCCTTTGGCATTCTGACAGCGATTTACCAATACGGGTGGTTCTCGACCTACTTGCACACCCCCGTAAATGGCGCAGTTTCAAGCATGATTCCGATGACTCTTTTCTGCATTCTTTTTGGGCTGAGCATGGATTACGAAGTGCTGATCCTCAGCCGAATTTCAGAAGCCTATGCAGAAGGGCTGGAAGTGCGCGAAGCCATTGTCAAAGGCATGGCGCACAGTGGCTCGGTGATCAGTTCTGCCGCGCTTATTTTTCTGGCCCTGTTTCTGCCTGCAGCCCTCTCTCATTCACCCGCCATTCGCGAACTGGGCATTGGCATTGTCGCTGCGCTGCTGCTGGATGCCACCGTGTTGCGCCTCTTGTGGGTGCCCAGTTTTATGATGCTGATGGGCAAATGGAATTGGTGGAAACCCGGCCGCTAAAGACTGAGTTGCCCCTGCGCCAGACAACGCACTTCGCCTCTGACAAAAATCCGGGCCTGCTCCAGACGAATCCAGAGTTGACTGGGCCGCCCCATTTCAAGCCCCTGTTCCAATTGCCAAAGTTCTTGCGTGGGATGGTGTTTCTGTAACCAAGCCCCCAGCGCCGCAGCAGCAGAACCTGTCGCCGGGTCTTCGGCCACCCCCGCCCCTGGAGCGAACAGGCGCACATGAAAATCTGCTGCCGGATCTTCACTTTCAGGGCAGACCAAATAGACTTCACCCAAAATGGGAAACTGCTTCAACAGGGGATCTGTGGCCCCCCAAAGATAACGGGCCGAACGAATCGCCGCCAAAGACCGGATCGGAATCAGGGCATAGGGCACCCCTGCCGAAACAATTTCAGGCTGAAAATTTTCCCAGCCAATCTGTTCAGGTGCCAGCCCCAAACCTTGGGCCAGAATTTCAGGCGAAAGCGCCAGCGGTGCAAAATCAGGGGCCTTCGCCACTTCAAATTCGAGCAGACTGTCGCTGAGAAAACGCACAGGCACAGGCCCCACCCCTTCTTCCAGAATCAGGGCATCAGCGGCCAGCCCCCAGGCCTTGCGCACGGCCCAGGCTGCGCCCAAGGTCGGGTGCCCTGCAAAGGGCAATTCCTTCTGGGGGGTAAAAATTCGAACCCGGCAGCTGTGAGCAGGGTTTTCAGGGGGCAGCACAAAGGTGGTTTCAGAGAGATTAAACTCTCGGGCCAAGGCCTGCATCTGCTCAGAACTCAGCCGTTCAGCCCCAAAGACTACAGCCAGCGGATTGCCTCCCAAGAGCCGCTCAGAAAAAACATCCAACCAGTAAAACGAAAGATCTTTCATGCCAAACGCTCCTCTCCGCGCATATGGGGCGGAATATACACCATCAATTTTTCAGGCTTTTGATGGGCTTCAAAACCCTGTTTGCGGTAAAGCTCATGGGCATCACGGGTAGAAAGCAGACACCAGCGAATCTGAGCCATGACAGGGTGTTCCAAAATGCAGGCCGTCAGCCAGGAACCCAAGCCCTGCCCCCGCCAGTGCGGATCTACCACCACATCGGCCAGATAGGCAAAACTGTCATGGTCGGTCACCAGACGGGCAAAGCCGATCAGCTCAGCGGCATGGTAAAGGCCAAAACAAAGCGAGTGCTTTAGACGGCGCAGCAGGCCCTCGGGTGTCAGACGCTGATTCCAATAGGTCGGCTTGAGCAAGGCATAGAGTGCCTCCGGCTCGATACGGGCGGTTTCAGTGGAAATCTGAAAAGGGGGCTGGCTCCAAAGGGCGGGTCGCCAGTGCTCCTGTCGGGGCTCCAGCAAAACCACACCGGCCTGGCCGGGCGCAAAAATCTGACTGTCCAGCGGCCCCTTGGGGCCTCCCTGACGCTGTTTGGCACTGGCCGCTTCAATCTGAATCGCAACCATCAGGCTGCCCCGCAACTGGGCTTCACTGGGGGCTTCATAGTCAGCTTCTACCGCGCGCCCCGGATGGTAACGGGCAATCATCGCATCAAAGATCTCACGCTTGCGCGCCAGATCCGTCACAACCTGGCCCCGGCCAAAACAGACCACAGAACGGTAGTTCATGGAATGGTATTTGGCGCTGCGTGAAAACACCAGCCCCTCCAGTTGGGTGACTTCAATGCAGGCAGGAATCCCCTGCGCAAGCGCCAGAAGACTGTGACTGACAGGCGAACCATGCAAATAAAGCCAATCGGGTTCAGCTGGGTCAAAATGATAGGAAAAGGGAATCACATAGGTTTGCTCAGCTTCGCTATAGCCCACATGGGCCAGATAGCCTTCAGCAAGAATTTGCTGAATATCCTCAGGACAGGCCCTTTCAGGGTGCTGACGCAGGGTGGTACGAATTTCAGATTTCATGGGGTGCCTCCAGGTCAAAGAGATCTGCTTTTGCATTTTTTTAATTCCTTGCCCTTAGAGCATAGAGTAAACTGAAAAAGCATAACAGATACAGTTTTTTGAAATTTTGACCCTAACAGTTTAAAGCGAGAGCAAAAATGTCCTCTGAATTTCTCTATTTGCAATTGGCCCGTGAAATTCGTCAACAGATTGAAACCGGTACGCTCAAACCCGGTGAGCGCCTGCCTTCTTTACGCAACCTGAGTGAAAACCGCCAGATCAGTCTCGCCACGGTCAACCAGGCCTATCTGCATTTGGAAGCCCAAAGTTTTATCATGGCCCGCCCCCAATCAGGATTCTATGTGATGCCCCGCCCGCTGCCCAGAGCGATTCCCCACCGCCCACTGACCCCAGAAAGCCCAGCCCCTGTCGATAAAAATGCTTTTATCAGCCAGATTTTAGAGCAAAGCCGACAGCCGGGAATTTTGCCCCTGGGGGCGACCATTCTCTCGCCGGAATTATTGCCCGTCAAACAGCTCAGTCGCCTGATTGCTCAATGGGGCTCTGATCCTCGCTGCCACAGATACGCCCCCACCGAGGGCTGGATTGATCTGCGCCGCCAGATTGCCCGACGCAGTCTCGACTCAGAACGCCCGATCGGTGCTGAAGAGGTGATGGTGACCGCCGGTTGCATGGAAGCCTTGCATCTCAGCCTGCGCTCCCTGGCCCAGGCGGGGGATTTGGTGGCCGTTGAAAGCCCGACTTTTTATGGCATTCTGCAAGCGATCGAAAGCCTGGGCATGCAGGTTCTGGAATTGCCCACCGATCCTCAAACGGGTTTGGACCTTGAGGCCCTTGAAAAAGCCATGAAACACCACCCGATCAAAGTTTTGGTGACGGTTCCCAGTTTTCAGAACCCACTGGGGGCTTGTATGCCTTTGCCCAAGAAACAGGCTTTACTGGCTCTGGCCCAGCGCACAGGATTGCGCATTATCGAGGACGATATCTACGGAGAGTTTTATTACCGTGAACCGCCACCCACTTTGTTTTCACTCGATCCCACACAGCAACAGGTAATTCTCTGTTCTTCTTTTTCCAAAACCCTGGCTCCAGGTTTTCGCGTGGGCTGGGTTCTGGCTGGGCCCCAGCGTGAGCGCATTCTGCAACTTAAGCGCATGACCTCGTTGAGTACGGCCAGCCTGCCGCAATTGGTGATTGCCGACTATCTGGCCAGTGGTGCCTATGATCGCTATCTGCGCCGCTTACGCCGCCAATTGGAAAATACCCTGCAAAAGGCCTTGGCCTTGATTGGCAGAGAATTCCCAGCTCAAATTAGGCTGAGTCAGCCTACAGGCGGCTTTATTCTTTGGTTGGAATTGCCTCCCGGTGTTCAGGCCCTGAAGATTTACCGTCAGGCGCTGGCGGCTGGCATTGCAGTGGCCCCTGGCGAACTTTTCTTTAATCAAAACCAGGGCTACCAGGCCCTGCGAATTAGCTTGAACCAGCCCTGGGGGCCCACCTTGGAAAAGGGCTTGTGCAAACTGGGGGCCTTGCTAAGAGAGGCGATCTCTTGAAACGTCTCATCCTCAAAAGGATAGCCGCTCTCTTCACCGTATCTGCGCAAAGATTCCCATGAAGTTGAGAAAAACAGATTTTAAAGCCTTTACCATGACCCTGAATTGCGAGAGGCCTGGTTGCTGCGCCGCTTAAAAACCCCTGAGCATATCCCTGCCTTGGCCCTGTCTATTCCATTTGTTCTTGAAGAAAGTTAACAGTCTCAATCCAGCGATTATACGATAACTCTAACATACGCGTGTTGTGCCCTTGTTTCTCTAACTCATCAATTTGATCAGCAATCATATCACATTGATCCAAGATCGACTCAAATTGACTTTCATATTCTAAATTTTCTGTGGATGGCTCATATTCACGAATAAGTTGCAGGGTATGTTCTCGCTGATCTTCAATAATTTGCATCAGCTTTTGCATATGGTTGGCTAAAAAGTGCATTTTTTCTTGGCGTTTCGCCAATACCTGCAGAGGATATAAGCGCGCATACAGAGAGTTCATATCGAATTCTTGCTTTAAAAGCTCAAAATACGCTTCAAATTCACTAATAATACTCGATAAATTGCTAAACGCACTCATTTTAGTCAATTCAGGGGTCATTTCAACCTGAGTGTGAAGATAATAATGGACATATTTCAACAACAAAGCTTCGACTTCATCATACAACCCATCTAAACTAATACAGGATCTATTGGGATTGCGCTTTAAACGTTTACCCCGCTCCAGTTTTGCACAAATTTGTAGAGCATCTTTGTTCTCTGGAGATATTTTAAGAGCCTCTTGGCAAATAAAATAGGCATTATCATCATAACCCGTTTGCCACAGCAGATAGGCCATAGCCAAATAAGGTTCTGGCAAAGCTGGTGTTTGTGCAATCGCTCCCTTGAAAGCCAAATAGGCCTGCTGAATGCTTTCAAGATTACGAAAGTGTTCTTGACGGGCCCGTTCTAGAAAAGAAAGCCCCTCTTCCCATGAAGAAGAATGTTTTGGCAGTGATGAAGTAAGCATTAAGACATTACTTAACCCATATAGAATAAAATAGTAATTAAGATTTAATATTATAAAATTTTACCATATGTTATATTCTATTAATTAGATTTTTTCAAAGCTGAGTTTTAAAACCATGATCCCTGAAAACACAAGGGCAAGCGCTGCCGAAGCCCTCGCTCAAGATTATTTAAACCTCGCCAATGGCGCATTGAATTTAGCCCATAGTCAAGACTTTAGCGATCCTCAAGTGCTAGAAACAGCCAGTCAATGTTTGATGCGGGCTTTAGAATTAAAACCTGATTATGTGGATGCTGTTATTGCAGTGGCCTATACTGCCGCCTTATTGGGCTTAGAACAACGAGCTGACGATGCATTAAATCAGGCTCAAAACCTGGCCCCCAAAGATCCTCGTATTCAAGTTTTACGCAAAGAATTTCAACTTTACTTTAAACAAAGCCTGGCCTTGCCTCCTCAGCAAGTGACACTGAATAAAATCTTGTCTCAACGGCTGGTTCCCATTTTGACAAACAGGGAATCAGATGATTTAGAACTGGACTTTTTTCAACAATCTTATTTGTCTTAGGGGAATCATTGTATGGATATACGTGGGCAAGTCTTAACTCAAACTCAACTCAAATCTCACCCTACGCTCAAACCCAAATTGGCTGAAGCAATTGACCTCAGACAAGCAGATCAACTCCAGGATCATCAGGGGGTTCTGAGCCAGGGGCCCAAAGATATTCTGGTCAAAGTAGATGACAAAAAATTAATCCACTTACAATTCAATGTTGGAATTGATGGCATGACGCGTCAGGATTTCCTGGCTGCAGTGAGAACTGCGATAACCAATACGAATGGTTCATTGGAGCAAGTAGCCTTAAAAAAGTCCTTGGGAGACGTGTATAAAACCGTAATGGGTGCTCAACAGGAAGTCGTTGTGAACCCAGAGGATTTGGCCTCAAAAGTCCTGGCCCTGGAAGAGCGTTTTAGCCAACTCAAGACAACTCAAACCCAGCACGTAAAAACCTCATTGACAATATCTGAAACCAGAGATCACCGTGCAAGCCACTTAAAACATGCCCCTGTTAAACACAAAAACAGTCAAAAGAAACCAGATGGGGTTCCTTTGGCCGAGCAGCGGCAATACAAAATAGGCAAACTCTTTCCAGCCATGAAAGGGCATCATTTGCTCAAATCATATGGCTTGTTGATGGCGAAAAGCCAATTACCGATTGAGTCACAGGAGGGGCTTCGCCAAGCAAATTCTTCGTCTACGCAATATTTGCGAGATTTTCACCTAGAGGCCGATAAAGTCTTTACTGAGGCTTTAACTGCTGCAAAAGCCAAAGGTATTCTTCCTGATATCCAAGCCCCTCATACCAACCGAAAACCTATCAATTCCCCTATGGTTCTGGAAAAAATAGACATTCTCCTGGGGCCCCTCAAGGCCCAATTATTCAATGGTGATCCAGTTGTCCGAGAGATCGCACCCGGTCTCTGTGTTTTAGATTATACGTTGAAAACAGACCCGATTGATCCTGCCTTTATGGAAAAGACCTCCCCCTCAGAAGTCTTAGGGAAGGTGTTGGATACAATCGGCGCAACACCTTCCACCTATATTGCCCAGAAATATGCCACCAATTTAGACACTATTTGCCAGGGAATACTGCAATCAGCACAGGAAAAAACGACTATTCCCGAATTAGCTCCTACCCATAATAAACGTGAACTTTTCACTTCCACCATGACACTCGAAAACATCGCCCTTCATTTAGGAGACCAAAAAGCCAATGTCTTTGATGGCGAACCCGTCATTCATCAAATTCCACCAGGACTTTGTGCCTTGGATTATAAATTAAAAACAGATCCTCTGGGCGAGGCCTGTTTGGGGAAAACAGACCCAGCAGAGGTTTTAGCGGAGCTGGTGAAAACCCTTGGCGCGACACCGAGCATTGATGCCGCCTTGCTTGTAAAAGATGAAACCCTTAACAATCAAACCACTGTGAAAAACCTTTTAACTCGCCAAACCATGACTGAACTGGGAGAAATGGCTGAACAGGGTACCGGAATCGGGGCCATGGCGTCTGTTGCTGTGCATCTGATTCAGGGTTTAGATGGTGTGATCACAGAGGCAAATCAAGAAAATCCCCTCTTGGCTGATTCTTTAAAGCACATCGGCAATCTCATGGAGGTCATGGCAGTTTCCGCCGATCACCCGGAGCAATTTTCCAAAGCCATTAACTTTCTCATGGAAGAATTGACGCTGGTATTGGCGATTACCAAGCCCTATAGTGCTGAGCAATACACCCAAGCCATTCAAGATATTCAAGCAGAACGGTTGCCTTCTTTGGCTGGGATGGAACATGGCGTAAAACAACAGGCCATTGGCTATGCTTCAAGTGGGATGGATGCTTTGAGTACAGCGTTGGCAGCAGCACGTAAAGTCTCAGAAACCAGTATTCACCAATTTGTGGACAATAACCAACCCAACCTGAACTATTTTGAAGTACCCGAATTGCTTCATGGGGGGCAATCATCGGCTGAAGCTCAGCCGATTATCACAGCAGCCTTGAATCCGAGCACTCCCAATGCGGCGGTAAATTTGAATGCCCTAGCAGATAAAGTAAAAAGAAATATTTCTGACAGCGGCCACGATCCCACCACCCTGGTGCTGGATGTGACCATTGAAAAGAACAAAGATGAATTGAACGACCTATTAAGCCAATTCAAAACAGAATTGGAAAATGGCAAACTCAATATCATTCTCTGCAAGAGCTATCAAAAATATGGCTCTTTGGGAACTGGCAAGCTGATGGCTGGCAACATTACGGTTATTAACAATGGTGATGAGAAGTTTAGCAACTGCACCAAATTTGTACAAGACGCTTCAGAAAAATTGGGCAATCTGAGCGAATCAGCGGGAAAACTTCAACAAGAAGAAAGCCAATTGATGACCCATATTCTCAAACATGCCTCTGGCGATGAATTGCTTCTGATTCAAGATGCAGCCCAAAAAGCCAAGTTTATTGATCAGTTCTGTTTCCCAGCCGGCATAACGGATCCACAGCATGTGGATGGCTTGCCCTTTGTATTGCGAGATGGGGCAAGCCCGCAGATGAAACTATTACAGATTGACCTGCGCGACAGTTTTAGCTTTTTGAATACCTCCTATCTCGATTTTAATGGCCGAATCAATCCCGGTCATGAGTCAGAGGCTCGAATGGTAGAGCAGTTTTATGCCTTAGGGCAGGCCAGCACCCTAAATCATGCATTTAACAAAGATGATTTAACCCTTAAATTAAACAAACTCGATCTCTTATGCTTTCCCAATTATGAGCTGCATCTAGCGACGCTCTCGGAGGGTTCTATTTCAGAGACAATCAAAACAGGGGATTTGAGTCAAATCAAAACAGCCCTTGGAAACCCTGCAGACGATTCAGAATTGATGAAATTTGCAAGTTTATTTCACTCCCTACGTGGAGTTAACCAAACACCACAAGAAGTTTGTGACGCCGCGCTTACAGATTTGATGGGCAGGTCACCTTTGCAAAACAGTGAGGTTTTGAATAATATCCGTAAATTCCAACCCAGTATTGCAGCCTCATTTTTGCATCTTTTAACAGCAACGTCCCCTCAATCTTTGAATGATCCAACAGTAATCAATGCCTATCAGTCTCTGATTGCTAGCAATTTTAGTCGTGGAGGCAGTGATGCCGTCTCTCCAAGCACCCGTATAACAATTATACGTGAATGGGCCTCAGTGGCACTGCAAACACCAACAGAGCAGAGCATTGCTCTGTTGACAGCCCATACAGGAGATATTCCTCCTCATCAGCGCTTAAGCAGCTTGGAGAACATCGTCAAGAATGACTACTTCAAGACGGATCACATAACCCCGTCTCAAAAAGAGCTTATCGAAAGCGCAATAAAAGATGCGCCTATCCGTGAAGTATTGAGCTTGGTTAATAGCTTAATCACAAAACATCAAGAAATACAACAACGTTTGATTCAAGATCTGCAAAAAAAAGGACAGGATCTTGCTCTGATTTACCCGAACACCGATGAGGAAAGATTTACACAGTTAACTGCGCGTCTGAATACAGGAAACCTGGCCGAAGCGATTGATATTATCAATCATCAATTTTTGGCAGGTGACGCTCCTGTTCAGCCAGCAATGGGAATGCAGTTTAAAAATCTACGTAAATTCTTGATAGCGAGCCAATCTCTTGAAAGCCATAAAGAAAAGGCCAATGCCCTTCTCTCTGTCATTGAGGAACAAGCAGTGGACACTCATTCTCAATTCAATATCCACAGAGGGCTTTTTGAGGCCGATGTGCGAGCCCCCCAAATGCATGAGAAAGATTTGAGCGCACGTTTAGCAGGCTTACGGCAAAGCCTTAATTTGTTAACTTAAATCACTCACCGCAAGCCGAGCGATTTAAGCATTTTGCATCGTTTTAAAGATTTGACTTCTGATCGTCCTACACGCAAGAAGAGAATCAGCAAAATCTAAATAAGCTCTCTTATTCAAAATATTCTCCTCTTTTTCTTCTAACCAATCTATAGGTTGAATAAATTGATTAAAAACCAAACCGAACAAATCTTTTCCTATATCCAAGATAAGAACAACAGCTTGAGAATTCATGGGTGCAGCATTAAGATTCAACAATTCAGCAACAGAGAGCACAGGAACCAATCCTTCATGCCAATTCAACAATCCCATGGCGCAGCTTACATCTTTGATGGGCAAAAAATTGCCTTTGCTCTTTTCAAAGTGAATCATTTCATGAGCCAGATCCGCTGGAATACATATTTCTTGATCTCCAACAGAAAACAACAGCCCCAATCGCTCAATGAGCGAGAAGGTATAAGCATTTTCGCTCTCCGTTTTATTTAATAGATCATTTTCCATATCAGCGATTAAATATGAAAGTGCAATATTTACAGAGCGTGTTCCAGTTAGCTTCTGATCAAGCGCTTTCTCTTCTCGAGCAGTTTGAATCAAGGCATTAATTGAAAAAGTTTTTAATATTTTAATCCATTTTTGCATATTTTATACTTGCTTTTATGATTTAAGCCAATTTATATAATTTATTACAATTTAATTGTGACACCGAAAGAATTCTAAACAGGCATTCATTCAGTATAACAAAATCCAATGAGGCCATCAAAAAATAAAAACGACCTGTGCCAATTCAAGAAGTTAAACCGTTCAAGAGAATAAAAGCGCTCTTCTCTTTATCTCTCTATGTTCTTGCAAGGTGACGAAAAATACTTTAGAATACACACAAATATTGTGTAATCGGAATAAGTATCTTTGTCTAAAAATTTGGCAATTCATTCAACATTTGTTCAATTTATACTCAATTGTTTAGAAAAAACAAGCGTTCATTGGGTAAAAATAATATTTCTTGTCTTTCAATTGGGTTTTATCAGCGATGCCTATGCATTTGAAACCTTTTATAGAAATCAAGATTTTCAAATGACCCGCGAATCTCAGGATCTTTTTTATCGCCAGATCAAGCCTATTTTGGATATGCGCTGTGTTTCCTGCCACTCTTGTCGTGAGGCTGAATGTCGTCTCAAACTCACTTCACCTGAAGGCCTGATTCGTGGGGGGCATACCCAACAAATTCACGGCGGCGATCTTTTTTCTGTACAAAGAACCCAATTATTTCATGATGCAAAGAGTGAAGAAGCGTGGAGAGAAAAAGGATTTTATTCTGTTTTAAACACTCCTCCTCAGATCAAACTGAGCCTTCAGGGTTCTCAACCCACAGATCACTTGGGAAGAAACTCTATTCTGACTGCGGCTTTGCTCAATCGCTATACCCCTCAAGAAAAACTGAACTCAATCAATTTGATTGGAACAGAGCATCAGTATTGCGGCAAGGGCAGAGAATCGTTTGACGATGTTCCGGGCATGCCCTATAAAATGAGTCCGCTTAACCCCCTAGAATTCACCACGCTTTATAACTGGGCGCATTCTGTCGATTCATTGGCTTTGCCCTCTGCGGAAACGCTTTTGAAACTGAAAACGCCCAAGAATCCAAAACTTATCAACAGGTGGGAACAGTTTTTTAATCACCCAAGCGCAAAAGCAAGGTGGACTTCAAGATTTTTGTACGAGCATCTCTTCCTTGCCCGGTTTTATTTTGAAGAGTCTCCAGGAGAGTTTTATGAACTGGTCAGGTCAAAAACTGCGTATCCAGCGCCCATAGAAGTCACTCCCACCCTTCACGCCTACGAAGCACCCGAATTTAAAAACTTCTATTATCGCTTGCGAAAAGTTCACTCAACCATTGTAGACAAAAATCATTTCGTTTATGAAGTGAATGACTCTACGCTTCAAGAGCTGAAGGATCTGTTTTGGAATCTGGATTGGGGCTCAGAAAACAATCAGGTAAAATTCAACTTCAACAATAGCAATCCCCTGGTAGCGTTCAAACATATACCCGCCAGCAGCAGGTATCTTTGGATGCTCAAAAATGCACATCTCTTGCTGGATATTTCCGCCAGGTCTCAGAACTGCCGCTCTGAAGGGGCTGCTGCTCCCTATTGGGACAATATGCTTCACGTGTTTATTAAACCTGAAGCAGATGCAAGCGTTGTTTATGGAAAAAAGTTCTATGATGAAGCAGGGCAATATCTTCCCATTCCCAACTTAACGGGCGGAAAAATAAATCCCTTTAGCAATTTTATTCAAGAACAAAGAGAATACGCCGCAGTTAAGCAAAAATACTCTCAAAAGCTCCATCCCAAAGGACTTCGGTCTGAAGATATCTGGCTCGGTGACAAGAACCAAGATCCAAACGCGATAGTGACAGTACTTCGCCATCAATGGACGGCCTCAACGGTA encodes the following:
- a CDS encoding GntR family transcriptional regulator, with translation MSSEFLYLQLAREIRQQIETGTLKPGERLPSLRNLSENRQISLATVNQAYLHLEAQSFIMARPQSGFYVMPRPLPRAIPHRPLTPESPAPVDKNAFISQILEQSRQPGILPLGATILSPELLPVKQLSRLIAQWGSDPRCHRYAPTEGWIDLRRQIARRSLDSERPIGAEEVMVTAGCMEALHLSLRSLAQAGDLVAVESPTFYGILQAIESLGMQVLELPTDPQTGLDLEALEKAMKHHPIKVLVTVPSFQNPLGACMPLPKKQALLALAQRTGLRIIEDDIYGEFYYREPPPTLFSLDPTQQQVILCSSFSKTLAPGFRVGWVLAGPQRERILQLKRMTSLSTASLPQLVIADYLASGAYDRYLRRLRRQLENTLQKALALIGREFPAQIRLSQPTGGFILWLELPPGVQALKIYRQALAAGIAVAPGELFFNQNQGYQALRISLNQPWGPTLEKGLCKLGALLREAIS